One Solanum lycopersicum chromosome 2, SLM_r2.1 genomic region harbors:
- the LOC101250272 gene encoding putative pentatricopeptide repeat-containing protein At5g43820: MLLARFLSCRCSSPSLPWLISKFSHSISSLSEKFPTNFDESHVLNQLSDLLPIRRTSSIEKPIPTDSSAPKNQFRVFDELLTPEDKLRGIFLQKLQGKTAIEKALTSVDVELTVDLVAKVVNKGNLDAASIATFFNWVIKQQKIPIDNDTYCIILKALGRRKFFGQMVEILKEMKNHGVMPDSVTLNIVVDSFIRARQISKAIQLFYELENYGLRCNTETLNVVLRCLCHRSHVGAASSLLVKMQEKVPFDVTTYNIVIGGWSRFGRVKEVERSLKAMVDDGFEADNLTYSCVLECLGRAGRIDDAIEIFEGLEEKGRVFDAEIYNAMISNCIGQGEIDESFKYYERMLNTDCEPNADTYMRLISAFLKARRVADAIEMFDEMLSRRIIVTTGNVTSFLEPLCSYGPPHAALMIYKKARQAGFTISLTAYKLLLMRLSRFGKCGMLLNIWNEMQESGYSSDMQVYEYVINGLCNVGQLENAVLVMEEALEKGFYPSRLICSKLNNKLLGSNKIEIAYRLFLKIKIARGKQNSQTYWRAKGWHF; this comes from the coding sequence ATGCTTCTCGCAAGATTTCTCAGTTGCAGGTGCAGTTCTCCGAGTCTTCCATggttaatttctaaattttctcACTCAATTTCATCACTCTCTGAGAAATTCCCCACTAATTTTGACGAATCTCATGTTCTGAATCAACTTTCCGACCTTTTACCCATCCGTCGAACTTCTTCAATCGAAAAACCCATTCCTACAGATTCCTCTGCACCAAAAAATCAGTTTAGGGTTTTCGATGAGCTTTTAACTCCAGAAGATAAGTTACGCGGCATTTTTCTTCAGAAACTTCAGGGCAAAACAGCAATCGAGAAGGCACTGACATCTGTTGACGTTGAATTGACGGTTGATTTAGTTGCTAAAGTGGTAAACAAAGGAAATTTAGATGCTGCATCAATAGCTACATTTTTCAATTGGGTtatcaaacaacaaaaaataccTATTGATAATGATACTTACTGTATAATTCTTAAAGCATTAGGAAGGAGGAAGTTTTTCGGGCAGATGGTTGaaatattaaaggaaatgaaGAATCACGGAGTTATGCCTGATTCAGTGACACTTAACATTGTTGTTGATAGCTTTATTCGAGCTCGACAAATTTCGAAGGCTATACAATTGTTTTATGAATTAGAGAACTATGGATTGAGATGTAATACCGAGACACTTAATGTTGTTTTACGGTGTTTGTGTCATCGATCACATGTAGGTGCTGCAAGTTCATTACTTGTGAAAATGCAAGAGAAAGTTCCATTTGATGTCACAACCTATAACATAGTCATTGGTGGGTGGTCGAGATTTGGAAGAGTTAAGGAAGTTGAGAGATCCTTAAAAGCAATGGTGGATGATGGATTTGAGGCAGATAATTTGACTTATAGTTGTGTTCTTGAATGTTTAGGGAGAGCTGGTCGAATTGATGATGCCATTGAGATTTTTGAGGGATTGGAGGAAAAGGGTCGCGTATTTGATGCTGAGATATACAATGCAATGATTTCGAATTGCATTGGACAGGGTGAAATTGATgaatcttttaaatattatgaGAGGATGTTAAATACGGATTGTGAGCCCAATGCTGATACATATATGAGACTAATATCTGCTTTTCTAAAAGCGAGAAGAGTAGCTGATGCAATTGAAATGTTTGATGAAATGCTAAGCCGGAGGATCATTGTAACTACAGGGAATGTAACCTCTTTTCTTGAGCCTTTATGTAGCTACGGTCCACCTCATGCAGCTCTAATGATTTACAAGAAGGCGAGACAAGCTGGATTTACGATATCCTTGACTGCATACAAGTTGCTTCTTATGCGGCTTTCTAGGTTTGGGAAATGTGGTATGCTGTTAAACATCTGGAATGAGATGCAAGAAAGTGGTTATTCTTCCGATATGCAAGTTTATGAGTATGTCATCAATGGGCTTTGCAACGTAGGACAGCTTGAAAATGCTGTCCTGGTAATGGAGGAAGCTTTAGAGAAAGGATTTTACCCTAGCAGGCTTATTTGTAGCAAATTAAACAACAAGTTACTAGGTTCAAACAAAATAGAGATTGCATACAGGCTttttctaaagataaaaattgcACGTGGAAAGCAAAATTCACAAACATACTGGCGTGCTAAAGGGTGGCATTTCTAA
- the LOC101249984 gene encoding E3 ubiquitin-protein ligase RSL1 has product MEGEIVCADGLLANIENEVKLEEDEEDFCSCCEDEKELEDRADETSEEEEDEVTEDEDEEESARESCEVDLDEHSVKLFFKGISIAGPGDSGCRVSGIGVVIERAESAPPIQIQKKLDFYVEEFVADYLALMDGLLEAVKNKIRKVYALTDSEILYEQIMHEENLDNPLLMALRQRILDHADDMETFVLKLVPSTGLAKALDLAKVAIGVVSSHVEGDESTENCPICCEDRLLVMVTTLKCTHKFCSHCMRTYVEGKVQSGQVPIRCPQLKCKYLISATECISFLPLNSYGSLVRVLEEANALNSDKLYCPYPNCSVLLDPHDCMSTRASSSSQLENSCVDCPVCQRFMCVDCRVPWHSSMTCEDYQNLPLEERDAGDITLHRLAQNKRWRRCSQCRRMIELTHGCYHMTCWCGHQFCYSCGAEYRDGQQTCQCAFWDEDYTQDLVTQPTQQFEQWSWDSFESLPTMMDAYSDEERSQLALIQRFLAGGFSLTDHQAYHQSPPRCTDSYVDAMKDLHQLPWLERFVSVISDNYYEEHIQ; this is encoded by the exons ATGGAAGGAGAAATAGTTTGCGCTGATGGGTTGTTGGCGAATATAGAAAATGAAGTGAAattagaagaagatgaagaagatttTTGTAGCTGCTGTGAAGATGAGAAGGAATTGGAAGATAGGGCGGATGAAACATCGGAGGAAGAAGAGGATGAAGTGACAGAGGACGAGGACGAGGAGGAATCAGCAAGGGAGAGTTGTGAAGTAGATCTTGATGAACATTCTGTGAAGTTATTCTTTAAGGGCATTTCTATAGCTGGTCCTGGAGACTCTGGTTGCAGGGTATCTGGAATTGGAGTGGTTATAGAGAGGGCAGAAAGTGCTCCTCCTATTCAAATCCAGAAAAAGCTTGATTTTTATGTGGAGGAATTTGTGGCAGATTATTTGGCTTTGATGGATGGATTGCTGGAAGCTGTGAAGAACAAGATTAGAAAGGTTTACGCCCTTACCGACTCTGAGATTTTATACGAGCAG ATTATGCATGAAGAGAACCTTGATAATCCGCTTCTCATGGCATTGCGGCAGAGGATCCTAGATCATGCTGATGATATGGAAACTTTTGTTTTGAAACTTGTCCCCAGTACTGGTCTGGCAAAGGCCTTGGACTTAGCCAAGGTAGCAATAGGGGTTGTCTCTTCCCATGTTGAAGGAGATGAATCAACTGAAAATTGTCCAATATGCTGCGAGGATAGACTGTTAGTGATGGTGACGACATTGAAATGTACCCACAAGTTCTGTTCTCACTGTATGAGAACTTATGTTGAGGGTAAAGTCCAATCTGGTCAAGTACCCATTAGGTGCCCTCAGCTAAAATGCAAATACCTCATCTCTGCAACTGAATGTATATCTTTTCTCCCTCTTAACTCCTATGGATCTCTAGTGAGGGTCCTTGAAGAAGCGAATGCTCTCAACTCGGACAAGCTTTACTGCCCGTATCCAAATTGTTCTGTTCTTTTGGATCCTCATGACTGTATGTCCACTCGGGCTAGTTCATCAAGCCAGTTAGAGAATAGTTGTGTGGACTGTCCAGTTTGTCAAAGGTTTATGTGTGTGGATTGTAGGGTCCCATGGCATTCTTCAATGACTTGTGAAGACTACCAAAATCTCCCTTTGGAGGAGAGGGATGCTGGTGACATAACTTTGCATCGCCTGGCACAAAATAAGAGATGGAGGCGCTGTTCACAGTGCAGGAGGATGATTGAGCTCACACACGGATGCTATCATATGACATGCTG GTGTGGGCATCAATTCTGTTATTCTTGTGGTGCGGAATACAGGGACGGCCAACAGACGTGTCAATGTGCATTCTGGGATGAGGATTACACTCAAGATTTGGTAACTCAACCGACACAACAGTTTGAGCAATGGTCGTGGGACTCATTTGAGTCGCTGCCTACTATGATGGATGCATATTCAGATGAAGAGAGATCTCAGCTGGCATTGATCCAGAGATTTCTCGCTGGTGGATTCAGTCTCACAGACCATCAAGCGTATCATCAATCCCCACCACGTTGTACAGATTCTTACGTCGATGCCATGAAGGATCTCCATCAGCTTCCATGGCTTGAACGATTCGTGTCTGTGATCAGTGACAATTACTATGAAGAACACATCCAGTGA
- the LOC101249703 gene encoding O-fucosyltransferase 23, whose product MDLSNCKQLRFFGVHLNFLAAKCLLLVVIALFLGTVLLPTFSGFGRVIRQNNFVFVHNRSFPLNQPVKQKFLEVPQIVWGLNNQKIAFARACLTARMLNRTLLMPKLSASLFYKEVELLKPISFDKIFQFERFNSICKGFVQLSRYSDVSNQSDIIELQKGSGRRWTLEKDLEQLNQISKHPYDAREIIRIVGKNPFLWHDHWPTRDYAKVFECLALVEEISMEADKVVSKIREIGMEVRSKNAMPSSSSQPVPFVAVHMRIEKDWMIHCKKLEQRLNISEICSSKEEIMARVGNIAGLKTPVVVYLAVADTLLEDNTVLNGWKDGLHPYEKKTLGVFDIYKKQSYLFQSAIDYEVCLRSDIFVGNSFSTFSSLVVLDRTQKMIKAGETKLCGSDVRWPSYAYNIRGVGNSPHLWVTNMSDTSLTAISYGSNHISC is encoded by the coding sequence ATGGACTTGTCAAATTGTAAGCAATTGAGATTTTTTGGAGTCCATTTGAACTTCTTGGCTGCAAAATGCTTGCTGTTGGTTGTAATTGCTTTGTTCCTTGGAACTGTTCTGCTTCCAACATTCTCTGGATTTGGTAGGGTCATTCGACAGAACAATTTTGTCTTTGTCCATAACCGTTCATTTCCATTGAATCAACCTGTGAAACAGAAGTTTCTTGAAGTTCCTCAGATTGTGTGGGGATTGAACAATCAGAAGATTGCTTTTGCTAGAGCTTGTTTGACTGCACGTATGCTTAATCGAACATTGTTGATGCCTAAGTTGAGTGCTTCTCTGTTTTATAAAGAAGTCGAACTTTTGAAGCCTATTTCCTTTGATAAGATCTTCCAATTCGAAAGATTTAATTCTATTTGTAAAGGGTTTGTCCAATTGAGTCGTTATTCAGATGTGTCGAATCAAAGTGATATTATTGAACTTCAGAAAGGTAGTGGAAGAAGGTGGACATTGGAAAAAGATTTGGAACAGTTGAATCAAATTAGTAAGCATCCATATGATGCACGTGAGATCATTCGGATAGTAGGGAAGAACCCTTTTTTGTGGCATGACCATTGGCCAACTAGAGACTATGCGAAGGTTTTCGAATGCTTAGCTTTAGTAGAGGAGATATCAATGGAAGCAGATAAAGTTGTCTCAAAAATTAGAGAAATAGGAATGGAGGTTAGAAGTAAGAATGCAATGCCAAGCTCTTCATCACAACCGGTTCCCTTTGTAGCTGTGCACATGAGAATAGAAAAGGATTGGATGATTCACTGTAAGAAGCTGGAGCAGAGATTAAATATTAGTGAAATTTGTAGTAGTAAGGAAGAGATTATGGCCCGAGTGGGAAACATCGCGGGTCTTAAAACTCCTGTTGTCGTTTATCTTGCTGTTGCCGATACTCTTCTGGAGGATAATACTGTATTGAATGGCTGGAAGGATGGCTTGCATCCCTATGAGAAGAAAACACTAGGTGTTTTTGACATTTACAAGAAGCAATCATATCTATTTCAATCTGCTATCGACTATGAAGTCTGTTTAAGATCCGATATCTTTGTAGGGAACAgtttttcaacattttcaagCCTTGTTGTTCTTGACAGAACCCAAAAGATGATTAAAGCGGGTGAGACAAAGTTGTGTGGTTCGGATGTTAGATGGCCTTCTTATGCATACAATATAAGAGGAGTAGGGAATAGCCCTCATCTGTGGGTAACAAATATGTCCGACACTAGCTTGACAGCAATTAGCTATGGTTCTAATCACATATCTTGCTGA
- the LOC101249426 gene encoding probable cinnamyl alcohol dehydrogenase 6: MAKTTPKHTQVVSGWAALDSSGKITPYTFNRRENGVNDVTIKILYCGICHTDLHYAKNDWGITMYPVVPGHEITGIVVQVGSNVSHFKTGDKVGVGCMSASCLQCESCKTSEENYCDKVQFTYNGVFWDGSITYGGYSNMLVADYRFVVAIPNNLPMDRAAPLLCAGVTVFCPMKDNNLIGSQRQNIGVIGLGGLGHLAIKFAKAFGHHVTVISTSLSKEKEAKTKLGADDFIVSSNPQQMKSRHRSLDFILDTVSANHSLGPYLELLKIKGTFVIVGAPDKPMDLPSFPLIFGKRTVKGSMIGSIKETQEMMDICGKFNIMCDIEIITPHQINEAYERIEKNDIKYRFVIDIAGQSSKL, encoded by the exons atggcTAAAACAACTCCAAAGCACACTCAAGTTGTTTCTGGATGGGCAGCTCTTGATTCTTCTGGCAAAATCACACCTTATACATTCAACAGAAG AGAAAATGGTGTAAATGATGTGACAATCAAGATTTTGTACTGTGGAATTTGTCATACTGACCTTCACTATGCCAAGAATGATTGGGGTATCACTATGTATCCTGTTGTTCCAGG GCATGAGATTACAGGGATTGTTGTACAAGTTGGAAGCAATGTGAGCCATTTCAAAACAGGGGATAAAGTAGGAGTTGGTTGCATGTCAGCATCATGCTTACAGTGTGAATCTTGCAAAACCTCTGAAGAAAATTACTGTGACAAAGTGCAGTTCACATACAATGGTGTCTTTTGGGATGGAAGCATCACTTATGGAGGCTACTCCAACATGCTAGTTGCTGATTATAG gTTTGTGGTTGCTATACCAAATAACCTACCCATGGATAGAGCAGCACCACTGTTATGTGCAGGAGTAACTGTGTTTTGCCCAATGAAAGATAACAACTTGATTGGCTCACAAAGACAAAATATAGGAGTCATTGGTTTGGGAGGATTAGGTCATTTGGCTATTAAATTTGCAAAAGCTTTTGGACATCATGTCACTGTCATAAGCACTtctttatcaaaagaaaaagaagccaAAACCAAATTAGGTGCTGATGATTTCATTGTTAGCTCTAATCCACAACAAATGAAG TCAAGGCATAGGAGTTTGGACTTCATATTGGACACAGTCTCAGCCAATCACTCTCTTGGGCCTTACTTGGAATTGCTTAAAATTAAAGGAACTTTTGTGATAGTGGGTGCACCAGATAAGCCCATGGACCTTCCATCATTTCCATTAATATTTGGTAAAAGAACAGTGAAAGGGAGCATGATTGGAAGTATAAAAGAAACACAAGAAATGATGGACATTTGTGGGAAGTTCAACATCATGTGTGACATAGAGATAATCACACCTCATCAGATAAATGAAGCTTATGAAAGAATTGAGAAGAATGATATTAAGTATCGCTTTGTGATCGACATTGCTGGTCAATCATCGAAACTTTAA